TGACCCCATCGGTCCACGGCAAATCAATGGAGGCTCCCGACCACGAAGTGGTATCCTCGGTCGACAAAGAGGTGATTGCTAAAATCAAAGATCGTGAGGAGTGGTATACCGAAGAGGAGAAAAAGACGATCCGTCAACTTTTCGCCGGGGAGCCCAAAAAGTTTCTCAGGCTCTTTTTTGCCCAAGACGATCGGATTGTTGAAGAGGGCTACCACTACAATCAATTAAATTTTGAGAGAAAGAATAACTTTGAGGGTTGGCTGTGCTGGGCGGGCACTAAGCACATGAAGATCACCCCGAGCGGAGACATCTACATCGGCTCGTGCCATGTCGGAGGAAAGCTAGGAAATATCTACAGCTTGGACGCGTCTTTTGTATTGCCCAAAGAACCTGTTGTTTGTCCTAAGTGGCGGTGTACGGACAACCTTGATTTGCGTGTCCCGAAGGCAAAGGGTCCGGAGTATGCCCATTTGGTAGCCGACCAAACCAAAGAGCTGGGATCGGGACTCTGATGGCCTACTTGCTCCGGGAACAGATTCGGGAAATCCATATCGAGCCCACTAGTCGGTGCAATCTTTTGTGTCCCCAGTGCGCGCGGACGACAAAAGGGAAGCCAAATGCTGAGCTGCCGATTCGCGATATTCCTCGACAATCCTATGAGAGTCTTTTTGATCAGGACCTAAGCCGGCAGCTTCATCACGTTTACTTTTGCGGCAACTATGGAGACCCGGCTGCGGCGCCGGGACTGCTTGAGGATGTGGAGTTTCTGCGCTCACGAGGTGTGCGGCGGATTACGGTATTTTCAAATGGCTCGATAAGAACCACAGACTGGTGGCGTGAGCTAGGGAAAATCCTGTGTGAACCAGAAGACAAGGTGGCATTTTCGATTGATGGCCTAGAGTCGACAAATCACCTCTACAGGGTGAATGCCAATTGGCAAAAAATCATGGACAACTGTAAGGCCTTTATCTCCTCAGGGGGGCGGGCACGATGGGATTGGTTGACGTTTTCCCATAATGAGCACCAGGTGGAAGAGGCGCGAAGTCTGTCAAAGCAACTGGGGTTTTCTCAGTTTAACTGTAAAGCAACGGCAAGGTTTGTTACGGACAAAAACTACAAGTCGGGTGAGGCCACAGATAGAGTAAAAACGAGTGGTGGTGAAATTGAAGCTGGGGCCAACAAGAACCTTAAGGACTTCAGCTCTATTGTTGAGCGGTTTGGTTCCTGGAAGGCCTATGTGAATCAAACAGGAATCAAATGTAAATATCAGCACCTGGGAGCCCTTTATCTTGATTTTGAAAGTGAGCTCTGGCCCTGTTGTTGGACTGGAGCCCCTAAATATTTCGTGAGGCCAAATACCCAGCGAGAACAGTTGGAAAAGCTTTGGACTCGCTATGGTCGGGGGTTCAACAGTCTCGAGGAAAAGAGTCTGGCCGAAATTCTTGGACACCCTTGGTTTAAGTCTGAGTTGCTCAAAAGTTGGGGTGGCGACATGGATGACGAAGTGCCCAAGCTCCTTGCCTGTGGGAGAACCTGTGGCTCCGACTACGAGTTTACCGGCATGCAGGGAACCAGCAACAGTCGCATCGACAATCTTGATGTGGGCGATTAGCTTGGTTGGGGCAAAATGGCCGAGAGGGTGACCTCATTCATCAACAAGTCTTTGGGGCCTGTATAGAGAAATCGAATGAGTTCGGCGAGATCTCGACCACGGACTCCGTTGCCACTCCAGTGGGGCTTTTCCCGGCTTGCCGGGGTATCGAGCATTCCTGGTTTGATCAAGGTCATGCGAAACGGAACCAGTCCGGTCTCTATTTTTTTACAGCACTGTTGATTGGCAATCTCAAGGGCTCGCTTGAGTACGCTGTATCGCTTAAACCCACCTTGAGGCATATAGGTGGCAAAGCTTCCTGTGCTAACGATAAATCCACTTTTTTCATTCTTTTCCCAGGCTTCAAAGACTTCATAGAGTAAATCAGTCTGGCCGGAAAAGTGTCCATTGTGTGCATGGTTAACAAATATATCGTGCTGAAGACTCAGCTCAACAATGCGCCTGTGGTCCTCTGGCCTTCCAATGTCAAATCCGTTTCGCCGGCTAATGCCCATGGAGTTCGGGGCAAAGTAGTCGCAAATTTCCTTGCCGACTCCGTCGAGGCCACCGGTGACAAGAACGGACGGGGCGCTCATGACAACTCCTTTAGGGGTTTAGTCTTAAGCTGGGACTGGTCCGAGTTGGCAGCCAGACATTTGCGTTCACAGATAATAAAGGCGGACTCCTCTGACTTCCAGCCGCATTCGAGTTCACCCCAAAGAGGGTCACTGATGACGTCTTGGAGGCTTCTTTTGCTCAAGTTAAGGCGGTCTCGGTATTTATAGAAACCGTCTTCGTAGTGCAGCACTCTTTCTGGATTAACGAGAGATGCCTTTTTGTCAAACTGGTGTGAGACCCAGGAGCAGGGATAGAGGATGCCCTCCACGTCGACGTAGATTCCCCGGTAACCGAACTTACAGGTGGGAAGAATATAAAAACCCTGGTATTTGGCCAAAGTGTCCTCATAGGACTTTTTAAAAGAATCATCGATAGAACGAAATGTCTCCCGGGCGCCTCTGTGCTTTCCTGGGTTGGTCTTAAAGGACTCCTTAAATCTCTGGGTTCGGGGAATAGAGCTTCGAAAGCTCTCCGAGGGCTCAAGGGGGTCAATGCCAGTTTCTTCATTTACGTAATGCATTCCAAAGCGCTCACTGAGCACAGCGTGAAAACTGTCCACGCCCTGCTGTCTTGCGAGTTCTCGAATATCTTCAATCTTGTGTTCGTTAAATCTAAAGATAATTGTAGACCAGCGAACGAGGGCGGAGGACTTAACGGCTTCTTGCAGACCAACCATAATCGATTCCCAATCGGAATTGATTCGGTAAAGATTGTTCGATTCATTGTCCCAGCCATCAATGGAAAAAATGATTTCGTCATGGCCATTAAAATGGTGCAAGAGGTTTTGCCACCACTGGCGAGGCTTGTGGCTGCCATTGGTAATCAAAACGAGCTGCACATCAGGGTGGGACGATTTAATGTAGGCTACGATTTCAGCCAGCTCCGAATTGTAAAGAGGGTCACCCACGCCACCGGAAAAAGTAATGCGCTTTACTTCGGATTTAAGGAAATCGGGGGTAAACAGGGTCTTTATGAAATCCAACCCCAGCTGGGTCACCCGGTAGGTTCCGGGAAACTCAGTTCGAGTGCAGCGGGGGCACTTAAGCGGGCATCGGGAGCTTATCTCCAAATGCCAGTTGTAGAGCTGGTGACCAAATGGGTTATTCATCAGCTTTGACCCTCTTTCAGGGCAACCAGGCAATCAACTAAGGATTGATCGCGGCTGAAGCTTCGGTTCATCTGTTGAGTGGCATAGTCCAAAGTCATCCATGAATTTCGCTGCCGATTTGGGTAGCCGGGCAGGGTGGAATAAAAATCACTGGTCACCAGAACCTTTAGGGTGTGGCGTTTCTGGCTCTTGTGAAGTTCCTGGTACAGTTGCAAAAAGCGTTCGAGGTGATCCCAGTCAGGATGAAAGTCATACTCCCTGATCGCGCTGGGTTCACTCATTTTGTGGACCCGGTGCCGGTAAGAAAAGGAATCCTTTGCCAAAAGTGATTCAGGTACTGAAGGTCCTCGCGAAGGCTTGCTGAAGCAAAATTTTTAATATTGCGGCGGCGGGAATTCTTGTTGCGCGTATTCTGGGCCCAGAGCCGCCCTTTTTGAAAGGCATAGTCATAAAGGGTCACCAGCTTCTTTTCGGCTGGACTCCATATGGGAGTGTGCAGAGGGTTAGCCTTGGTGGCATTGGGAATTTGAAGTCCCTTCATCACCCGAGTTTCAAATCCAACCCCTTGGAGAAATCCCTTGCGGATAAACTGAAATCGGGACATTTCGAGCCAATGCTCGACGACCAGGCTTGGAGAATAAAGGAGGCGTAGACCATGTTTTTGCAGTCTCATATGGAAGTCAGTCTCGGCGCCACCAAAGCGGATTTTGGAATTGAAGTTTAAGCCCCGATCAAAGACAAATCGCTTATAGGAAACATTGCCCCCGACGAGATTGCGGGTCCATGGTGCATCGAAAACAGAGTTTTCCAACCAACTCAATGAAATCTGGTGATAGACCCGCTCAATGGATCCAGCCCCTGCTGGAAGGGAATAGGGGCCGCCGATGGCAGCAGCTTCTGGGTGCGCCTTGTGCAGATCGAGGAGCTTTTCAAGGTATTTCGGATCGCTGAGTCGGCAATCGTCATCCAGGTACACCAGAATTTTACCGAGGGCGTGGTTTCCACCCATGTGGCGGGCGTAATTTACACCAAGTCTTCCCGAGACCAGAACGGTGCAATTGATGCTCTTTCTAAAGCGCTCATGGACTTCGTTTTTTAAAGTGGAATTGGGAAGGTTAAATACCACCAGGACTTCGACATCGGACTTTTTGATCTCCTGGAGCTCAATTGAACGGAGAAGTCTAAAGAGAGATTCCTTGCGGTTGTGGGTGGGAATAACAATGCTAATTTTCATCGGAATGAAGTGAGCCAACAGCTACGGTTTGGTTTTTCAGAAGATTTAACTTCAAACATAAAAGGGATCTGATGCTTCTTCATAAAAAAGGTCCGAGAGATCACATAGTCGCTGCCGGAAAACCGAGTCGTTTTGACTTCGTGGACCTCTTCAGGGTCTTTATAAGGAGATTTCATCTTTATAGCATCGAAGACAGTGACCTTGGCCTGCCACTCTTTCTTTTTGCCGTCGGTCGTGATGGTCACTCCGCCGATATAGGAGCCGGGCTTTTGGGGGTGTTTGAGGTCATCGAATCCTCCGACGGATTCGATTTTTGGCACCGTGTGTCCGGGGAGGTATTCCTGTGCGAAATAGGTATAATACTCCCAAGGGAGTCCGGAAACAAAATACGGCGCGCTGTGATTGTAGGTTACGGTCGTTCTAACGGTTCCATCAGGGTCGACCTGATTGGTAAAATACTCAAGATCACGGACGTCCCCGTTACAAATATAAGTGTATTGTGATCCCTGAGGAGGGAGAGTGAGCGCGACGGTGTTTCGGCTTTTTCGTAAATTTTGATCGTAGGCCATCTTGTGGGTCCAACAGGTGCGGAGAACTTCATCACCCTCTTTGGTCGAACGATAGATAACAGTCTTAAGGGTGGGGCTATAGTGAATAAGGGTCTCAAGTGATTTGCCATCACCCATCAGGTTTTCAGTTTTTAGAGTGAGTGCGACCACCTTTTGCATTCGTAGACTCTTGGTTTTTTCCCTTTGATAGGAAAGAACCACAACATTAACCTTGGCCTCATAGTCCTCCTTATTAACTGAAGGGTCGCTTATGGTGAGGGTGCCCTCAAAGAACTGACCAGGAGTGATGGAGTTTAAGTTGGCCAGGTCACCCGACTTGACTTTAATCAGTCGATAAGAGGTGTCCGACTCCTCAAACGAAGGAATCCCAAGCAGATACTGCCAAGGCGAGACATCTTGGAAAAGGGAGGATTCCCCACTTGCCGGTTTGGTTTCCGTTTCCTTGGATTTAGACTTTCCCTTGTCGGCGAGATTCACCACCTGAATTCCCCACAGGGAACCCTTCGAGTACAATACCCGGTGGTCTTCGCGGGTAGTGCCCGATCCTTCGCACAGATACTTCACAATGGTTCCGTTCAAGGGTGGTGTGACGGGAATTTCTGGGCCACTGGTTTCTGCAGCCAAGGAAAGCCCGTGTACTAATGCCAGCGAAGTCACCAAGAGCCCTCTGAGAATTGTGCGCAACATTTCTACTCCTGCATTGCGAGGCCCCAGCCAGCTGGGGAGGGGGTGCTGTGTAAACCAACCTCCAATTATGCTCAGGTTCGGTGGTCTTGGCAATTCTACAGGGGAGTTACGCCCACTGGCGTTCAATTGGGGCGGCGCCCCAAGCGCCAGCGGGGCGGGTGAACTCCTTGTCTAGAGGGGTTGAAGTCCAATACAACTAGGAGGTGAGTCAATCAGCAGACGTTTGGTCGGAATACGATTTTCGAAAAATCCCCTTTTCACAAATTGTGCGGGTTGGGCAGAGGAGTTTGCTTTTTCGCGACCTTTTTTGTGTGAGCTGGCTATTGGGCCGCTACTGTAACTATAGCTGTTCCTACTGTTGGCCCTACGCGAGCACGCGAACCAAAGATCATCGCTCCACGGAGTTGGTTATCGCCACCCTTGATGAGATTAAGCGTCAAGCGCGGGAGCGAGGCTTTAACTCTTTTCACTTTTCCTTCAGTGGTGGTGAACCCACAATGCATCCTGGGTACTTGGATATTGTAAAGCACTATGCTGATGATCAAAGTCATTGCAACTATCAAACGATTCACATGACAAGCAACTGCAGCCCGGGAATTCGTTGGTTCGAAAAATATGCAGATGCGACAAAAGACCTCCATCGGGTGAGTATTACGGCAAGTTACCACTCTGAGTTTGCAGATCGGGAGAAGTTCAAAGACAAGCTGATATTTTTGCAGAGTCAAGACATCCAGGTCACCATAAATATGGTTATGGTTCCCGGTCGGTTTAACGCTCTTTGGGAAGATGCTCTTTACTTTCATGAGTCAGGAATTAACGTC
This Pseudobdellovibrionaceae bacterium DNA region includes the following protein-coding sequences:
- a CDS encoding glycosyltransferase family 2 protein, producing the protein MKISIVIPTHNRKESLFRLLRSIELQEIKKSDVEVLVVFNLPNSTLKNEVHERFRKSINCTVLVSGRLGVNYARHMGGNHALGKILVYLDDDCRLSDPKYLEKLLDLHKAHPEAAAIGGPYSLPAGAGSIERVYHQISLSWLENSVFDAPWTRNLVGGNVSYKRFVFDRGLNFNSKIRFGGAETDFHMRLQKHGLRLLYSPSLVVEHWLEMSRFQFIRKGFLQGVGFETRVMKGLQIPNATKANPLHTPIWSPAEKKLVTLYDYAFQKGRLWAQNTRNKNSRRRNIKNFASASLREDLQYLNHFWQRIPFLTGTGSTK
- a CDS encoding radical SAM protein, whose protein sequence is MNNPFGHQLYNWHLEISSRCPLKCPRCTRTEFPGTYRVTQLGLDFIKTLFTPDFLKSEVKRITFSGGVGDPLYNSELAEIVAYIKSSHPDVQLVLITNGSHKPRQWWQNLLHHFNGHDEIIFSIDGWDNESNNLYRINSDWESIMVGLQEAVKSSALVRWSTIIFRFNEHKIEDIRELARQQGVDSFHAVLSERFGMHYVNEETGIDPLEPSESFRSSIPRTQRFKESFKTNPGKHRGARETFRSIDDSFKKSYEDTLAKYQGFYILPTCKFGYRGIYVDVEGILYPCSWVSHQFDKKASLVNPERVLHYEDGFYKYRDRLNLSKRSLQDVISDPLWGELECGWKSEESAFIICERKCLAANSDQSQLKTKPLKELS
- a CDS encoding radical SAM protein; this encodes MAYLLREQIREIHIEPTSRCNLLCPQCARTTKGKPNAELPIRDIPRQSYESLFDQDLSRQLHHVYFCGNYGDPAAAPGLLEDVEFLRSRGVRRITVFSNGSIRTTDWWRELGKILCEPEDKVAFSIDGLESTNHLYRVNANWQKIMDNCKAFISSGGRARWDWLTFSHNEHQVEEARSLSKQLGFSQFNCKATARFVTDKNYKSGEATDRVKTSGGEIEAGANKNLKDFSSIVERFGSWKAYVNQTGIKCKYQHLGALYLDFESELWPCCWTGAPKYFVRPNTQREQLEKLWTRYGRGFNSLEEKSLAEILGHPWFKSELLKSWGGDMDDEVPKLLACGRTCGSDYEFTGMQGTSNSRIDNLDVGD